In the Pseudanabaena sp. PCC 7367 genome, one interval contains:
- a CDS encoding carbohydrate kinase family protein, which yields MPRIICLGEILVDQIANYAQLGQDQVLSWQAYPGGSPANIACAIARLGESCALISCIGNDQIGQDLLAEIKQKGVDPTGIQINPTARTREVYVSRDAKGDRRFINFSGTGSTAFADTKLQADQLPIELFEAADFLVLGTLALAQTDSMAAVKRAIELAEQNYLRVVVDVNWRPLFWDNADRAPDLIYDLLEHADFLKLSADEAEWLFHTSDPTEIGNKLEHLEAVLVTDGEHGCRYRISDRTAQFGGFRVNAIDTTGAGDAFVAGFVYQLCQHKLQELNQPEISDRIVRYACAVGAISTQSIGAMSNLPSHNQVQDFLTQQQA from the coding sequence ATGCCACGCATTATCTGTTTGGGAGAGATTCTTGTCGATCAGATTGCTAACTATGCCCAATTAGGCCAAGACCAGGTGCTTTCCTGGCAAGCTTATCCGGGTGGCTCACCTGCTAATATTGCCTGTGCGATCGCCAGGTTGGGTGAAAGTTGCGCCTTGATTAGCTGCATTGGCAATGACCAAATCGGCCAGGATTTGTTAGCTGAAATTAAACAAAAAGGGGTAGACCCCACGGGAATACAAATTAATCCTACCGCTCGCACCAGAGAAGTTTATGTCAGTCGTGATGCCAAAGGCGATCGCCGATTTATTAATTTTTCTGGTACGGGTAGTACAGCTTTTGCCGATACCAAGCTTCAAGCCGACCAATTGCCGATCGAATTGTTTGAAGCTGCCGACTTTTTGGTCTTGGGTACATTGGCTCTGGCACAAACAGACAGCATGGCAGCAGTTAAACGAGCAATTGAGCTGGCGGAGCAAAACTACCTGCGAGTGGTGGTAGATGTCAATTGGCGGCCTTTATTCTGGGACAACGCCGATCGCGCCCCTGATTTAATTTATGACCTGTTGGAACATGCCGACTTTCTCAAGTTGTCAGCCGATGAAGCTGAATGGCTGTTTCATACCAGCGATCCCACCGAAATAGGTAACAAACTCGAGCATCTCGAAGCTGTTTTGGTCACCGATGGCGAGCATGGCTGTCGCTATCGAATTAGCGATCGCACCGCTCAATTTGGGGGCTTTAGGGTCAATGCGATCGATACTACTGGGGCTGGCGATGCATTTGTAGCTGGGTTTGTCTATCAGCTATGTCAACATAAATTACAAGAACTGAATCAACCAGAAATTAGCGATCGGATCGTGAGATATGCCTGTGCAGTGGGGGCAATTTCAACCCAAAGCATTGGCGCGATGTCAAATTTACCCAGCCACAACCAGGTGCAAGATTTTTTGACTCAGCAACAAGCCTAG
- the nusG gene encoding transcription termination/antitermination protein NusG — protein MFAEEQDPDNLEAEIETEATAGQASGIKPRWYAVQVASGCEKKVKANLEQRLDTLEVQDLIHQIEIPQTPTVKIRKDGSRQSAQEKVFPGYVLIKMNMDDHAWQVVKNTPHVINFVGTEQKRPYGRGRGHVTPRPLSRSEAERIFRIAVEQETIVKIDMAAGDKIKVLSGPFKDFEGEVVEVTPERSKLKALLSIFGRDTPVELEFNQVEKQN, from the coding sequence ATGTTTGCAGAAGAACAAGATCCCGATAATTTAGAAGCCGAAATAGAGACTGAAGCAACAGCAGGCCAAGCTTCGGGCATAAAGCCACGCTGGTATGCTGTACAGGTTGCTTCTGGCTGCGAAAAAAAGGTCAAAGCTAATCTGGAGCAACGTCTTGACACTCTAGAAGTGCAGGATTTGATCCACCAGATCGAAATCCCTCAGACCCCCACCGTCAAAATTCGCAAAGATGGCAGTCGCCAATCAGCCCAGGAGAAAGTATTTCCGGGCTATGTTCTGATTAAGATGAACATGGATGACCATGCCTGGCAGGTGGTCAAAAATACCCCACATGTGATTAATTTTGTGGGTACTGAGCAAAAACGTCCCTACGGCCGTGGGCGCGGGCATGTTACGCCAAGACCACTTAGTCGATCGGAGGCGGAGCGTATTTTCCGCATTGCGGTCGAGCAAGAAACAATCGTCAAGATCGATATGGCAGCAGGCGACAAGATTAAGGTTTTGTCTGGGCCATTTAAGGACTTTGAGGGTGAAGTAGTGGAAGTCACGCCGGAGCGGAGCAAGCTGAAAGCGTTGTTGTCGATCTTTGGCCGTGATACACCAGTGGAACTTGAATTTAATCAAGTGGAAAAGCAAAACTAA
- a CDS encoding pentapeptide repeat-containing protein yields MANNDHVSLLRSGIASWNNWRLKNSHIRVDLSGINLKFANLIDANFIQANLSKSNLSVAVLIRAKLAGANLAGSDINNANLTGAIVCGAQLNDSRLASANLSLANFSEANLLNCDLRSIVALGTIFSGSEMTEVDLAAANLREAYLSLANLSRANLREANLSQGYAISTNFADANLKKMVATGAQLNKAYFVRANLQNANLSDANLTEANLSGADLREADLSGAILCGANLSGANLSEANLRTANFKAAVLIGSDLSGADLSGADLYNANLSQADLKIANLSLADLGASNLFGANAYGANLSLADLSMANLNDAFLYGANLSWANLVQTNFAGANLGAANLNEAKLEGTNLEGVFLEETIMPDGSIHE; encoded by the coding sequence GTGGCTAATAATGATCATGTATCACTTTTACGCAGTGGCATAGCCAGTTGGAATAATTGGCGCTTGAAAAATAGCCACATTCGGGTTGATCTGAGTGGGATTAATTTAAAGTTTGCCAATTTAATTGATGCCAACTTTATTCAAGCCAATCTATCCAAGTCAAATTTAAGCGTGGCGGTTTTGATTCGAGCGAAGCTGGCCGGTGCTAATTTGGCTGGCTCGGATATTAATAATGCTAACCTGACCGGGGCGATCGTATGTGGGGCACAACTAAACGATTCTCGCTTGGCCAGTGCTAATCTATCTCTGGCTAATTTTAGTGAAGCCAACCTGCTGAATTGCGATCTACGCAGCATTGTCGCCCTGGGCACAATTTTTAGCGGTTCAGAAATGACCGAGGTTGATCTGGCGGCTGCCAACCTGAGAGAGGCATATTTGAGCTTGGCCAATTTATCCCGCGCCAACCTCCGCGAAGCTAATCTATCTCAGGGCTATGCGATCAGTACCAATTTTGCTGATGCCAACTTAAAAAAAATGGTGGCAACGGGAGCCCAACTAAACAAAGCTTATTTTGTCAGAGCTAATTTACAAAATGCCAACCTGAGCGATGCTAATTTAACCGAAGCCAATTTGAGCGGTGCTGATTTACGCGAGGCCGATCTCAGTGGGGCGATTCTTTGCGGTGCTAATTTGAGTGGCGCTAACTTGAGCGAGGCCAATTTACGCACAGCTAACTTCAAGGCCGCAGTGCTGATTGGTTCCGATCTCAGTGGTGCAGATCTCAGTGGTGCGGATCTTTATAATGCGAATTTGTCTCAAGCCGACTTAAAGATCGCTAACCTTTCGCTGGCTGACCTGGGCGCAAGTAATTTGTTTGGTGCCAATGCCTATGGTGCAAACCTTTCCCTGGCCGATCTGAGCATGGCAAACCTGAACGATGCTTTTTTGTATGGCGCAAATTTATCGTGGGCAAATCTGGTGCAGACTAATTTTGCGGGTGCAAACCTGGGCGCAGCCAATTTGAATGAGGCCAAATTAGAGGGCACTAACTTAGAAGGGGTGTTTCTCGAAGAGACCATCATGCCCGATGGCAGCATCCATGAATAA
- the rplK gene encoding 50S ribosomal protein L11 codes for MARKVVAIIKLAIQAGKANPAPPIGPALGQHGVNIMMFCKEYNAKTADKAGTVIPVEISVYEDRSFTFILKTPPASELIKKAAGINSGSSEPNRVKVGSITKAQLKEIAETKMPDLNANDIDAAMNIVAGTASNMGVTIAE; via the coding sequence ATGGCAAGAAAAGTTGTAGCAATTATTAAGCTGGCGATCCAGGCTGGTAAGGCGAACCCCGCGCCACCGATCGGCCCAGCACTGGGGCAGCATGGCGTTAATATTATGATGTTCTGCAAGGAATATAACGCCAAAACCGCTGACAAAGCTGGCACTGTGATTCCGGTTGAGATCTCTGTCTATGAAGATCGCAGCTTTACCTTTATTCTCAAAACCCCACCCGCATCTGAGTTAATTAAAAAGGCGGCCGGGATTAATAGTGGTTCGAGCGAACCCAACCGGGTAAAAGTTGGCTCAATTACCAAAGCCCAACTCAAAGAGATCGCCGAGACCAAAATGCCTGACCTCAATGCCAATGATATTGATGCAGCGATGAATATTGTGGCGGGGACGGCTAGTAATATGGGCGTGACGATCGCCGAATAG
- the secE gene encoding preprotein translocase subunit SecE, whose product MTKEEDLKKGKKPSQEEAAETGKAGKFIKNTQAELEKVVWPSRQQLFSESAAVLLMVVAASSLVYLVDGLFRWVANQLF is encoded by the coding sequence ATGACCAAGGAAGAGGATCTCAAAAAAGGTAAAAAGCCTTCCCAGGAAGAAGCGGCGGAAACTGGTAAGGCAGGTAAGTTTATTAAAAATACCCAGGCAGAACTTGAGAAAGTTGTCTGGCCTAGTCGTCAACAGCTTTTCAGCGAATCTGCTGCCGTGTTGCTCATGGTAGTTGCTGCATCTTCGCTAGTATATCTAGTAGATGGCCTGTTCAGATGGGTCGCTAACCAATTATTTTAG
- the rplL gene encoding 50S ribosomal protein L7/L12: protein MSKIEEAYELITGLSVLEAAELVKMMEDKLGISAAAPAGGMMMAAMPGMAAGGAAPEAEAAEEQTEFDVILDEVPGDKKIAILKIVREITGLGLKDAKEVVESAPKPVKEGASKDDAEAAKKKLEEAGAKVTVK from the coding sequence ATGTCTAAAATCGAAGAAGCCTACGAACTAATTACTGGCCTGAGCGTTCTAGAAGCGGCTGAGCTGGTCAAAATGATGGAAGATAAGCTCGGTATCTCTGCGGCTGCTCCTGCTGGTGGGATGATGATGGCGGCTATGCCTGGTATGGCTGCTGGTGGCGCTGCCCCTGAAGCTGAAGCGGCGGAAGAGCAAACCGAATTTGATGTCATCCTTGATGAAGTGCCCGGTGACAAGAAGATCGCCATCCTCAAGATTGTGCGTGAAATCACTGGCCTGGGTCTGAAGGATGCGAAGGAAGTGGTTGAATCTGCGCCTAAGCCAGTTAAGGAAGGTGCTAGCAAGGATGATGCTGAAGCTGCCAAAAAGAAACTCGAAGAGGCTGGTGCTAAGGTGACGGTTAAGTAG
- the rplJ gene encoding 50S ribosomal protein L10: MGRSPEDKQQLVSQLESQLTETQMVMVIDYGGLSVAEITDLRRRLRDSETTCMVVKNTLMRIAIARHEHWQPMGEYLKGATACLFVKGDMASAVKAYQAFKKDTKKTELRGGVFDGRALDADALEAVSKLPSREELLAQIAGVLNSATSRVAIGLNQVPTSLARALNDVPSSLGRAIKAAADQKEAA; the protein is encoded by the coding sequence GTGGGTCGAAGTCCAGAGGACAAGCAGCAACTAGTTAGTCAGCTTGAATCTCAATTAACCGAAACTCAGATGGTGATGGTAATCGATTATGGTGGCCTCAGCGTGGCCGAGATTACCGATCTGCGCCGTAGACTGCGGGATTCCGAAACTACCTGCATGGTGGTGAAGAATACCCTAATGCGGATTGCGATCGCCAGACATGAGCATTGGCAGCCAATGGGTGAATATCTCAAAGGTGCAACTGCCTGTTTGTTTGTGAAAGGCGATATGGCAAGTGCCGTCAAAGCCTACCAGGCATTCAAAAAAGACACTAAAAAGACCGAGTTACGCGGCGGCGTATTTGATGGTCGGGCTTTGGATGCTGATGCCCTAGAAGCTGTATCCAAATTGCCATCGCGTGAAGAACTACTGGCTCAGATCGCTGGCGTACTCAACAGTGCTACGTCCAGAGTGGCGATCGGACTCAATCAGGTGCCAACCTCGCTGGCACGCGCGCTCAACGATGTACCTTCCTCGTTGGGTAGGGCAATCAAGGCTGCTGCTGACCAAAAAGAAGCTGCTTAG
- a CDS encoding NifU family protein, giving the protein MAKELTMDNVENVLDELRPYLLADGGNVELVEVEGPIVRLRLQGACGSCPSSAMTLRMGIERKLREEIPDIGEVEQVF; this is encoded by the coding sequence ATGGCCAAAGAATTAACAATGGATAACGTCGAGAATGTACTCGATGAGTTGCGCCCCTACCTGTTGGCGGATGGCGGTAATGTGGAATTAGTAGAAGTAGAAGGGCCGATCGTGCGGCTGCGGCTCCAGGGTGCTTGTGGTTCTTGCCCATCTTCGGCGATGACCCTGCGGATGGGAATCGAGCGTAAGTTGCGGGAGGAGATCCCCGACATTGGTGAAGTCGAACAGGTCTTTTAA
- a CDS encoding sucrose synthase produces the protein MLQLIQAVLNSDEKNDLRNFLSQLRADDRNYLLRTDVLSAFDRYCLDNEKDDRFRHRSAFSDLVASSQEIIKDQDSFCLLLRPRIATQSAHRILADLTVEKMSVEDLLNLRDRLVERFHPQEGATLEIDFKPFYDYYPPIKDPKNIGKGAAFLNRYLSSKLFQSPEQWFQSLFKFLRSHHYNGTQLLLNGRIQSQWQLSQQAKQALTLLAKYPDDRPYREFRYELQELGFEPGWGNTAGRVSQTLDILDGLLDSPDHQSLEAFLSRIPMIFRIVLVSVNGWFGQEGVLGRPDTGGQVVYVLDQARSLEKQLQQDITLAGLDELKIRPKLLIVTRLIAYSEGTFCNQRLEKLRGSDDVWILRVPFREHNPNVTRKWLSRFELWPYLETFAIDAETEIKSELGGKPDLIVGNYTDGNLVAFLLSRSMKVIQCYIAHSLEKPKYLFSNLYWQDLESKYHFSLQFTADLIAMNACHFIVSSTYQEIAGTTESIGQYESYQSFTMPELYHVHTGIDLFSPKFNLVPPGVSEQVFFPYTKTENRVESDRQRLNQLLFTYNEAPTQIFGVLEDPDKRPIFSIGRMDRIKNMSGLAECFGQSEALQEQCNLIIIAGKLRLEDSQDQEEREEIEKLYGVIDRYNLHGKIRWLAVRLSRIETGEIYRIIADRQGIFIQPALFEAFGLTVLEAMITGLPSFATQFGGSLEIIQDQVSGFYINPANYEETAEKIADFLTKCEHNPTYWHEISGRAIDRVYSKYTWSLHSKRLLSLARTYGFWNYTSKDNREDMLRYIEMLFHLLYKPRARELLDQHSHWQ, from the coding sequence ATGCTCCAATTGATTCAGGCTGTTCTTAATAGTGATGAGAAAAACGATCTGCGTAACTTTTTAAGTCAATTGCGGGCTGACGATCGCAATTATTTGCTGCGTACTGATGTGCTTAGCGCCTTCGATCGCTATTGTCTAGACAATGAAAAAGATGATCGCTTTCGCCATCGGTCTGCTTTTAGTGATTTAGTTGCCAGTAGCCAGGAAATAATTAAAGACCAAGACAGCTTTTGTCTCCTGTTGCGCCCCCGCATTGCGACCCAAAGCGCACACCGCATTTTAGCTGATCTCACCGTTGAGAAAATGAGCGTAGAAGATTTGCTCAATTTGCGCGATCGCCTGGTCGAGCGATTTCATCCCCAGGAAGGGGCAACATTGGAGATCGACTTCAAACCTTTCTATGACTACTACCCGCCGATCAAAGACCCAAAAAACATTGGCAAAGGGGCTGCTTTTTTAAATCGCTATTTATCGAGCAAGCTGTTTCAATCGCCGGAGCAGTGGTTTCAGTCTTTATTCAAGTTTCTGCGCTCCCATCACTACAATGGCACCCAATTATTACTCAATGGGCGGATTCAATCACAATGGCAGCTTTCGCAGCAGGCTAAGCAGGCGCTGACGTTGCTGGCCAAATACCCGGACGATCGCCCTTATCGAGAATTTCGCTACGAATTACAAGAACTAGGCTTTGAACCAGGCTGGGGTAATACCGCTGGCCGCGTTTCCCAAACCCTTGATATCCTGGATGGCCTCCTGGATTCACCCGATCACCAGAGCCTAGAGGCATTTTTGTCACGCATCCCGATGATTTTTCGGATTGTGCTGGTTTCGGTTAATGGTTGGTTTGGGCAGGAAGGGGTGTTGGGACGACCCGACACTGGTGGACAGGTGGTTTATGTGCTCGATCAAGCACGCAGTCTAGAAAAACAGCTCCAGCAAGATATTACCCTGGCCGGATTAGATGAATTAAAAATTCGCCCCAAGCTGCTGATTGTGACCCGGTTGATCGCCTACAGCGAAGGCACGTTTTGCAATCAACGCTTAGAAAAATTACGCGGCTCCGATGATGTGTGGATTTTGCGGGTGCCATTTAGGGAGCATAATCCCAACGTGACCCGTAAATGGCTATCGCGCTTTGAGCTGTGGCCCTATCTGGAGACCTTTGCGATCGATGCAGAAACTGAGATCAAGTCGGAGTTGGGCGGTAAACCTGATTTGATTGTCGGTAACTATACCGACGGCAATCTGGTAGCTTTCTTGCTCTCGCGCAGCATGAAAGTAATTCAATGCTACATTGCCCACTCCTTGGAAAAGCCCAAGTACCTATTTAGTAATTTGTACTGGCAGGATCTAGAAAGTAAATATCATTTTTCGTTGCAATTCACGGCTGATTTGATCGCCATGAATGCCTGTCATTTTATTGTGTCTAGCACCTATCAAGAAATTGCTGGTACTACTGAAAGTATTGGCCAGTATGAATCATATCAATCCTTTACTATGCCTGAGCTCTATCATGTGCATACGGGCATTGATCTATTTAGCCCCAAGTTCAATCTGGTGCCACCGGGGGTGAGTGAGCAAGTTTTCTTTCCCTACACCAAAACCGAAAATCGCGTAGAGAGCGATCGCCAGCGCTTGAATCAATTGTTGTTTACCTATAACGAAGCACCTACACAAATTTTTGGTGTGCTCGAAGATCCCGACAAGCGGCCAATTTTTTCGATCGGTCGGATGGATCGGATCAAAAATATGTCGGGGCTGGCCGAGTGTTTTGGTCAAAGTGAGGCGCTGCAAGAGCAATGCAATTTAATTATTATTGCTGGTAAGCTGCGGTTAGAAGATTCCCAGGATCAAGAAGAGCGTGAAGAAATTGAAAAGCTCTATGGCGTGATCGATCGCTATAACTTACATGGCAAGATCCGCTGGTTGGCCGTGCGCCTTTCCCGAATTGAGACCGGTGAGATTTATCGAATCATTGCCGATCGCCAGGGTATTTTCATTCAACCGGCACTGTTTGAGGCGTTTGGCTTAACTGTGCTCGAAGCAATGATTACGGGCTTGCCTAGCTTTGCGACCCAATTTGGTGGCTCGTTGGAAATCATTCAAGATCAAGTGAGTGGTTTTTATATCAATCCGGCTAACTATGAAGAGACAGCGGAAAAGATCGCTGACTTTTTAACTAAATGTGAGCATAATCCTACCTACTGGCATGAGATCTCCGGTCGGGCGATCGATCGGGTCTATAGCAAATACACCTGGAGTCTGCACTCGAAGCGATTGCTATCTTTGGCGCGTACCTATGGGTTCTGGAATTACACCTCCAAGGATAACCGCGAGGATATGTTGCGCTACATTGAAATGCTATTCCATTTGCTCTATAAGCCCCGCGCCAGGGAGTTGTTGGATCAGCATAGCCATTGGCAATAG
- a CDS encoding M48 family metalloprotease: protein MSLKAGKEALLRKHYTEAIAILSEYSHGHPDPTAKDYIQAQIWIVTAYQRSGRADKAIAICEQLADHPDPQLQTWLQKSLVSLQKQLEAEPNPAQTRNEDVAEVIKSKPNRYRRNHVTLALPFKYKFMFILAMVGTVLLVLGLIAGIFLWLATRVTLEIGRSWFILITINTIVIGTLMFFMSPWLIDITQKRFQRTQWITLFDLEAISPEAVELIENFCADRNRDIPRIGLIADDSPVAFVYGVLPNSARLVISRGLLDLLSDDEIAAVFAYQLGRVATWSFSVTTFAAAPVQLVYLFYVYLSRLSFRTKRGKNAFRLIAAIANFFYRCSNYLLFPITRSSAYVCDHFAAELTGNPNAMSRALTKIARGIVEQGQLRNDINRLLESTRALGICDHQTAIAVGTAFMVLHSGYWEQNPTRVFLWELYNPWSSWIEFHSPLPLIGRRLRTLTLYTRQLGLNSEFEFLQIMKEGKALKKAKLYRNFSKDVIVQVAPYGGAITGLILAKIMNPLFNLYNNWLPWQFILIGLGIGIMFQGTFRYPDFRRVVDGDLVSLLNDPYASTLRGQPVQLPGELIGYDPDINQLGYNLKLEDQAGMINLNYLPNYQSLVTNSSRAIRRIETLIGQSVVATGWFRRGNLPIVDLSSLKPLLTDEAMGIKILSSYHQLWNNLISSLLVLAGLLPMTITYRVELVEFVADFVKLITSLFGS, encoded by the coding sequence ATGTCACTAAAAGCCGGAAAAGAAGCACTGTTGCGCAAGCATTACACCGAAGCGATCGCAATTTTGTCTGAATATAGTCACGGGCATCCCGACCCAACCGCCAAAGACTACATTCAGGCACAGATCTGGATTGTGACCGCCTATCAGCGCAGTGGTAGAGCCGACAAAGCGATCGCCATCTGTGAACAACTAGCCGATCATCCCGATCCGCAACTACAAACCTGGCTGCAAAAATCCTTAGTCTCGCTTCAGAAGCAGCTAGAAGCGGAACCCAACCCAGCCCAAACTCGCAATGAAGACGTAGCAGAGGTAATTAAATCCAAGCCCAATCGGTATCGCCGCAATCACGTTACCTTAGCATTGCCATTTAAATATAAATTCATGTTCATCCTGGCCATGGTGGGCACGGTGCTGTTGGTATTGGGTTTGATCGCTGGCATCTTTTTGTGGCTGGCTACCCGTGTCACCCTGGAGATCGGCAGGAGCTGGTTTATTTTAATTACGATCAACACGATCGTGATCGGCACGCTGATGTTTTTTATGTCGCCCTGGCTGATCGACATTACCCAGAAGCGATTCCAGCGCACCCAATGGATTACCCTATTTGACCTGGAGGCAATTAGCCCCGAAGCGGTCGAACTAATCGAAAATTTCTGTGCCGATCGCAATCGGGATATTCCCCGGATTGGCTTGATCGCCGATGATAGCCCAGTGGCCTTTGTCTATGGCGTTTTACCCAACTCAGCCCGATTGGTAATTAGTCGCGGGTTGCTGGATTTGCTCTCAGACGATGAGATCGCAGCGGTATTTGCCTATCAATTGGGGCGGGTCGCCACCTGGAGCTTTTCGGTCACCACCTTTGCCGCCGCACCAGTACAACTGGTTTATTTATTCTATGTCTATCTCAGTCGGCTCAGTTTTCGTACCAAACGGGGGAAAAACGCCTTTCGCTTAATTGCGGCGATCGCCAACTTTTTCTACCGCTGTAGCAACTATTTGCTATTTCCGATTACCCGCAGCAGTGCCTATGTCTGCGATCATTTTGCCGCTGAACTTACTGGCAATCCCAATGCTATGTCACGGGCGCTCACTAAAATTGCCAGGGGGATCGTTGAACAAGGCCAACTCCGCAATGACATCAATCGCCTGTTGGAATCGACCAGAGCCCTGGGGATTTGCGATCATCAAACGGCGATCGCGGTGGGCACTGCCTTTATGGTGTTGCATTCTGGTTATTGGGAGCAAAATCCTACCCGCGTATTTTTGTGGGAGCTATATAACCCCTGGAGCAGTTGGATTGAGTTTCATTCGCCCTTGCCGCTAATTGGACGGCGATTGCGTACCCTCACTCTCTATACCAGGCAATTGGGATTGAATAGTGAGTTTGAATTTCTGCAAATTATGAAGGAGGGTAAAGCCCTCAAAAAGGCCAAACTCTATCGCAACTTTTCTAAAGACGTGATCGTGCAAGTGGCTCCCTATGGCGGTGCGATCACTGGCTTGATTCTGGCCAAAATCATGAACCCGCTATTTAATTTGTATAACAACTGGTTGCCCTGGCAGTTTATTTTGATCGGCCTGGGGATTGGCATCATGTTTCAGGGTACGTTTCGCTATCCTGATTTTCGACGTGTGGTGGATGGTGATCTGGTGAGTTTGCTCAATGACCCCTACGCCAGCACTCTGCGCGGCCAGCCAGTACAGTTGCCAGGGGAGTTAATTGGCTATGACCCGGATATTAATCAATTGGGGTATAACCTGAAGCTAGAAGATCAGGCGGGCATGATTAATTTAAATTATTTACCCAACTATCAATCGCTGGTGACTAATTCCAGTCGGGCGATCCGCCGGATTGAAACCCTGATCGGTCAATCGGTGGTAGCAACGGGTTGGTTCAGACGCGGTAACCTGCCGATCGTCGATCTTTCCAGCCTCAAGCCATTGCTGACCGATGAGGCAATGGGCATCAAAATCCTCAGCAGTTATCATCAACTCTGGAATAATCTGATTAGCTCGTTGCTGGTGCTGGCAGGGCTCTTGCCCATGACGATCACCTATCGGGTGGAGCTGGTGGAGTTTGTGGCGGATTTTGTGAAGTTAATTACCAGTCTATTTGGATCCTAG
- the rplA gene encoding 50S ribosomal protein L1, which translates to MAKKQSKRFLAALSKVEERPYQPLEALALLKETATAKFVEAAEAHIRLGIDPKYADQQLRTTVVLPQGTGQTVRVAVIARGEKVAEASEAGADIVGSEELIEDISKGMMDFDVVIATPDVMPQVAKLGRLLGPRGLMPSPKGGTVTFDLEKAVNDFKGGKIEFRADRTGIVHVMFGKANFEPQDLLINLKALQETIDRNRPSGAKGKYWQSIYLSASMGPAIELDVSALRDLKLEDAA; encoded by the coding sequence ATGGCTAAAAAACAATCAAAACGCTTTCTGGCCGCATTGAGCAAAGTAGAAGAGCGTCCCTACCAACCCCTTGAAGCCTTGGCACTGCTCAAAGAAACCGCCACAGCTAAATTTGTCGAAGCAGCCGAAGCCCATATTCGCTTGGGGATTGACCCTAAATATGCTGACCAACAACTGCGGACTACGGTCGTTTTGCCCCAAGGTACAGGCCAAACTGTGCGGGTGGCAGTGATCGCCCGTGGTGAAAAAGTGGCCGAGGCATCAGAGGCCGGAGCAGACATTGTTGGTTCGGAAGAGCTGATCGAAGATATTTCCAAAGGCATGATGGATTTTGATGTGGTGATCGCCACTCCAGATGTGATGCCTCAGGTGGCAAAACTAGGTCGCTTGCTGGGTCCGCGTGGGTTAATGCCATCACCCAAAGGCGGCACTGTAACTTTCGATCTAGAAAAAGCCGTAAATGACTTCAAAGGTGGTAAAATCGAATTTCGTGCCGATCGTACCGGGATCGTGCATGTCATGTTTGGTAAAGCCAACTTTGAGCCCCAGGATTTATTGATTAATCTCAAGGCTTTGCAGGAAACGATCGATCGTAATCGACCTTCCGGTGCTAAGGGTAAATACTGGCAATCGATTTATCTTTCCGCTTCGATGGGCCCGGCGATCGAGCTTGATGTTAGCGCCCTGCGCGATCTAAAGCTAGAAGATGCCGCCTAG